One genomic window of Pelodiscus sinensis isolate JC-2024 chromosome 14, ASM4963464v1, whole genome shotgun sequence includes the following:
- the RORA gene encoding nuclear receptor ROR-alpha isoform X1, which translates to MESAPAAPEPAAPEPGSSVSGARDTLEPAGKSEAPAAARRQSYSGRGISVTKKTHTSQIEIIPCKICGDKSSGIHYGVITCEGCKGFFRRSQQSNATYSCPRQKNCLIDRTSRNRCQHCRLQKCLAVGMSRDAVKFGRMSKKQRDSLYAEVQKHRMQQQQRDHQQQPGEAEPLTPTYSITTNGLTELHDDLSNYIDGHTPEGSKADSAVSSFYLDIQPSPDQSGLDINGIKPEPICDYTPASGFFPYCSFTNGETSPTVSMAELEHLAQNISKSHMETCQYLREELQQITWQTFLQEEIENYQNKQREVMWQLCAVKITEAIQYVVEFAKRIDGFMELCQNDQIVLLKAGSLEVVFIRMCRAFDSQNNTVYFDGKYASPDVFKSLGCEDFISFVFEFGKSLCSMHLTEDEIALFSAFVLMSADRSWLQEKVKIEKLQQKIQLALQHVLQKNHREDGILTKLICKVSTLRALCGRHTEKLMAFKAIYPDIVRLHFPPLYKELFTSEFEPAMQIDGSLPTDFQQNNQFVDHSRVQRLVCTAEVSASVCTTCSLFHEGQFFSSTIDCQ; encoded by the exons CTCAAATTGAAATTATTCCATGCAAGATCTGTGGAGACAAATCATCAGGAATCCATTATGGTGTCATTACTTGTGAAGGCTGCAAG GGCTTTTTCAGGAGGAGTCAGCAAAGCAATGCCACATACTCCTGTCCTCGTCAGAAGAATTGTTTGATTGACCGAACTAGTAGAAATCGCTGCCAACACTGTCGATTGCAGAAATGCCTTGCTGTGGGGATGTCTCGAGATG CTGTAAAGTTTGGTCGAATGTCAAAAAAACAGAGGGACAGCTTGTATGCGGAGGTGCAGAAACATCGAATGCAGCAACAACAGCGAGATCACCAACAACAACCTGGAGAGGCAGAGCCACTGACACCAACATACAGTATCACCACCAATGGGCTAACAGAGCTACATGACGACCTCAGTAATTACATTGATGGGCATACCCCTGAAGGTAGCAAAGCAGACTCTGCAGTTAGCAGCTTCTACTTAGACATACAACCTTCTCCAGATCAGTCGGGTCTTGATATTAATGGAATCAAACCAGAACCAATATGTGACTACACACCAGCATCGGGCTTCTTCCCTTATTGTTCTTTTACAAATGGGGAGACCTCGCCAACTGTGTCCATGGCAGAATTAG AACATCTTGCACAGAATATTTCAAAGTCACACATGGAAACTTGCCAGTACTTGAGAGAGGAGCTACAGCAGATAACATGGCAGACTTTTCTTCAGGAAGAAATTGAGAACTACCAGAACAAG CAGAGGGAGGTAATGTGGCAGTTATGTGCAGTCAAAATAACAGAAGCTATACAGTATGTTGTGGAGTTTGCCAAACGCATTGATGGCTTTATGGAACTGTGTCAAAATGATCAAATCGTGCTTTTAAAAGCAG GATCTTTAGAGGTTGTGTTCATCAGAATGTGCCGTGCCTTTGACTCCCAAAACAACACAGTTTACTTTGATGGCAAGTATGCTAGCCCAGATGTTTTCAAGTCATTAG GTTGTGAAGACTTCATTAGTTTTGTGTTTGAATTTGGAAAGAGCTTATGTTCTATGCACCTGACAGAAGATGAGATTGCTTTGTTTTCTGCATTTGTTTTAATGTCTGCAG ATCGTTCATGGCTTCAGGAGAAGGTAAAAATTGAAAAACTTCAACAAAAAATCCAGCTAGCCCTTCAGCATGTCCTGCAGAAGAATCACCGAGAAGATGGAATTCTAACAAAG TTAATATGCAAAGTGTCTACTTTAAGAGCACTGTGTGGACGGCATACAGAAAAACTTATGGCATTTAAAGCAATATACCCAGACATTGTGCGACTTCATTTTCCTCCGTTGTACAAGGAATTATTCACTTCAGAATTTGAGCCAGCAATGCAAATTGATGG TTCACTGCCCACAGACTTTCAACAGAACAATCAATTTGTTGATCACAGCAGAGTCCAGCGACTGGTGTGTACTGCAGAGGTTTCAGCATCAGTTTGCACAACTTGCTCATTGTTTCATGAAGGACAATTTTTTTCATCTACCATTGATTGCCAGTAG